Proteins co-encoded in one Salvia splendens isolate huo1 chromosome 4, SspV2, whole genome shotgun sequence genomic window:
- the LOC121799454 gene encoding receptor-like protein 43 isoform X1: MKNWTSEANVCTWVGVTCDSLYNRVTRLNISSMGLVGTIPPEIGNLSFLISLDISDNSFHGPIPSSIFDISPLQVLVLRNNSLSSSLPNNICKQSLHELKRLRISYNKLYGEIPLSLGQCSKLEYLSLYGNNFGGHVPTQIGNISLLQFLSFGDNKFSGNIPKEIGNLTMLQTLDLGANNFSGNIPNEIGYLTNLLGLSMRVNEFSGPIPGTLYSMTSLLYFDFTLNNLTGSLSRDIRNMTSLRRLGLEENSLTGKIPKEIGDLPDFERLSMCCNNITGLVPRELGNLTNMIGIYLGNNALSGTIPIELGRLVNLWELQLKENFLITGSIPKEIGNMTSLSYLLLYNNELSGPIPKEIGNLPLLRHIWLNNNNFSGSIPKEIGHLSNLDVLNIATNNISGPLPMEIGNLTALNQMWLFDNNLNGIIFSLSLCLNIYCYMLFLIPKQNQFLGPLPFTIGNLWKLSYLVLSQNKLTQEIPSSICNLRSLLVLQLGNNHFEGSIPKCVGNLSTSLLLLHLNANKLSGLIPSTFTKGCSLESINLNGNKLEGTLPQTLGNCMGLRGIDIGGNEIRGAFPFWMETLPQLRTLILASNKFNGTMLVASNTEQSFPKLQVLDVSQNAFVGSLPDRYFKNFRGMIDAKENRTDDEMYWYLRFMELKLTVKGLEQLLERLLTTFTTIDLSSNRFSGSIPPSLGNLYSLRYLNLSHNTLTGHIPPSFGGMSLLESLDLSSNKLNGEIPSQLARLTFIAKLNLSMNNLEGQIPHSTQLSTFDNESYVGNVGLCGFPLTKTCEGSDEKPLFPEEEDGDEDGFIDGFGWRSVVMGYGCGFVVGIGIGYIIIRYGRPKWLVNFFLGVGYDTKEMKRRNRTTAQRRR, translated from the exons ATGAAAAATTGGACCTCTGAAGCCAATGTATGCACTTGGGTGGGAGTTACTTGTGATTCTCTTTATAACAGAGTGACTCGGTTGAATATATCGTCCATGGGACTTGTGGGCACCATTCCACCAGAAATCGGAaatctttcttttcttatttctttagATATAAGCGACAATTCCTTTCATGGCCCAATCCCTTCCTCCATCTTCGATATCTCACCCTTGCAAGTCTTGGTATTACGAAATAATAGTTTATCAAGTAGTCTCCCAAATAATATATGTAAACAGAGTCTTCATGAACTCAAGAGGCTTCGTATCTCTTACAATAAGTTGTATGGAGAGATACCGTTGAGTTTGGGGCAATGTTCGAAACTTGAGTATCTTTCCTTGTATGGCAACAATTTTGGTGGGCACGTGCCTACACAAATTGGGAACATTTCACTACTTCAGTTTCTAAGCTTTGGTGACAACAAATTCAGTG GTAATATTCCTAAAGAGATTGGGAACTTGACAATGCTTCAAACATTGGACCTTGGTGCCAACAACTTTAGTG GTAATATTCCAAACGAAATCGGTTATCTTACCAACTTACTAGGTTTGAGCATGAGAGTCAACGAGTTCTCAGGCCCTATACCCGGAACCTTGTACAGCATGACTTCATTGTTGTATTTTGACTTTACGTTGAATAATTTGACTGGATCATTATCACGAGACATTAGAAACATGACATCCCTTCGAAGATTAGGCCTTGAAGAAAATAGTCTAACTG GTAAAATTCCAAAAGAGATAGGTGATCTTCCTGATTTCGAGCGATTGAGCATGTGTTGCAATAACATTACTGGTTTAGTGCCAAGAGAACTTGGGAACTTGACAAATATGATTGGTATATACCTTGGCAATAATGCATTAAGTG GTACTATACCAATAGAGCTGGGTCGTCTTGTTAATTTATGGGAGCTCCAGTTGAAAGAAAATTTTCTAATTACTGGATCGATACCAAAGGAAATTGGAAACATGACATCTCTTTCCTACTTATTGCTTTATAATAATGAACTAAGCG GTCCTATTCCAAAAGAGATTGGAAACTTACCCCTCCTTCGCCATATATGGCTCAACAACAATAATTTCAGCG GTAGTATTCCAAAAGAAATTGGCCATCTAAGTAACTTGGATGTACTCAATATTGCAACCAACAATATTAGTGGACCATTGCCCATGGAAATTGGAAACCTGACAGCCCTTAATCAAATGTGGCTTTTCGACAACAATTTAAATGGTATCATATTCTCACTTTCTTTGTGTCTCAATATCTACTGCTATATGTTATTCTTGATCCCTaaacaaaatcaatttttagGACCATTACCTTTTACCATTGGGAATTTGTGGAAGCTGAGTTATTTAGTACTCTCTCAAAACAAATTAACCCAAGAGATCCCATCATCCATTTGCAACTTGAGATCGCTTTTAGTTCTCCAATTAGGAAACAATCATTTTGAAGGGTCAATTCCAAAATGTGTTGGGAACTTGAGCACATCTCTATTGCTCCTCCATTTAAATGCAAATAAACTTTCTGGCCTCATCCCATCAACATTCACAAAGGGTTGCAGTCTTGAGTCAATCAATTTGAATGGAAACAAATTGGAAGGAACACTACCCCAAACCCTAGGCAATTGCATGGGTCTTCGGGGCATCGACATTGGTGGTAATGAAATACGAGGTGCATTTCCCTTTTGGATGGAAACACTCCCTCAACTTCGCACCCTCATCTTGGCGTCAAATAAGTTCAATGGTACAATGTTGGTGGCTTCAAACACTGAGCAATCATTTCCAAAGTTGCAAGTCTTGGATGTATCACAAAATGCGTTTGTTGGTTCTCTGCCCGATAGATATTTCAAGAATTTTCGAGGTATGATAGATGCTAAGGAAAATCGGACCGATGATGAAATGTATTGGTATCTAAGATTTATGGAGTTGAAGCTCACGGTGAAAGGATTGGAGCAACTATTGGAGCGATTGTTGACAACATTTACAACTATCGATTTGTCCTCCAACAGATTCTCTGGGAGCATACCACCTTCTCTAGGGAATCTATACTCACTTAGATACTTGAATTTGTCTCACAATACCCTCACGGGACACATACCGCCATCTTTTGGAGGTATGAGTTTGCTCGAGTCATTGGACCTGTCTTCAAACAAACTAAATGGAGAAATTCCGAGTCAATTGGCAAGATTGACATTTATTGCGAAGTTAAACCTTTCGATGAATAATCTTGAAGGACAAATACCACATTCTACCCAACTTTCTACATTTGATAATGAGTCATATGTGGGAAATGTAGGATTATGTGGATTTCCATTGACGAAAACATGTGAGGGGAGTGATGAAAAACCATTATTTcctgaagaagaagatggtgatGAGGATGGAtttattgatggatttggttgGCGAAGTGTGGTGATGGGGTATGGATGTGGATTTGTagttggaattggaattggttACATAATTATAAGATATGGAAGGCCAAAATGGTTAGTGAATTTTTTTCTTGGCGTTGGATATGATACTAAGGAGATGAAGAGAAGAAATAGAACAACAGCACAAAGGAGGAGGTGA
- the LOC121799454 gene encoding receptor-like protein 52 isoform X2, with the protein MKNWTSEANVCTWVGVTCDSLYNRVTRLNISSMGLVGTIPPEIGNLSFLISLDISDNSFHGPIPSSIFDISPLQVLVLRNNSLSSSLPNNICKQSLHELKRLRISYNKLYGEIPLSLGQCSKLEYLSLYGNNFGGHVPTQIGNISLLQFLSFGDNKFSGNIPKEIGNLTMLQTLDLGANNFSGNIPNEIGYLTNLLGLSMRVNEFSGPIPGTLYSMTSLLYFDFTLNNLTGSLSRDIRNMTSLRRLGLEENSLTGKIPKEIGDLPDFERLSMCCNNITGLVPRELGNLTNMIGIYLGNNALSGTIPIELGRLVNLWELQLKENFLITGSIPKEIGNMTSLSYLLLYNNELSGPIPKEIGNLPLLRHIWLNNNNFSGSIPKEIGHLSNLDVLNIATNNISGPLPMEIGNLTALNQMWLFDNNLNGPLPFTIGNLWKLSYLVLSQNKLTQEIPSSICNLRSLLVLQLGNNHFEGSIPKCVGNLSTSLLLLHLNANKLSGLIPSTFTKGCSLESINLNGNKLEGTLPQTLGNCMGLRGIDIGGNEIRGAFPFWMETLPQLRTLILASNKFNGTMLVASNTEQSFPKLQVLDVSQNAFVGSLPDRYFKNFRGMIDAKENRTDDEMYWYLRFMELKLTVKGLEQLLERLLTTFTTIDLSSNRFSGSIPPSLGNLYSLRYLNLSHNTLTGHIPPSFGGMSLLESLDLSSNKLNGEIPSQLARLTFIAKLNLSMNNLEGQIPHSTQLSTFDNESYVGNVGLCGFPLTKTCEGSDEKPLFPEEEDGDEDGFIDGFGWRSVVMGYGCGFVVGIGIGYIIIRYGRPKWLVNFFLGVGYDTKEMKRRNRTTAQRRR; encoded by the exons ATGAAAAATTGGACCTCTGAAGCCAATGTATGCACTTGGGTGGGAGTTACTTGTGATTCTCTTTATAACAGAGTGACTCGGTTGAATATATCGTCCATGGGACTTGTGGGCACCATTCCACCAGAAATCGGAaatctttcttttcttatttctttagATATAAGCGACAATTCCTTTCATGGCCCAATCCCTTCCTCCATCTTCGATATCTCACCCTTGCAAGTCTTGGTATTACGAAATAATAGTTTATCAAGTAGTCTCCCAAATAATATATGTAAACAGAGTCTTCATGAACTCAAGAGGCTTCGTATCTCTTACAATAAGTTGTATGGAGAGATACCGTTGAGTTTGGGGCAATGTTCGAAACTTGAGTATCTTTCCTTGTATGGCAACAATTTTGGTGGGCACGTGCCTACACAAATTGGGAACATTTCACTACTTCAGTTTCTAAGCTTTGGTGACAACAAATTCAGTG GTAATATTCCTAAAGAGATTGGGAACTTGACAATGCTTCAAACATTGGACCTTGGTGCCAACAACTTTAGTG GTAATATTCCAAACGAAATCGGTTATCTTACCAACTTACTAGGTTTGAGCATGAGAGTCAACGAGTTCTCAGGCCCTATACCCGGAACCTTGTACAGCATGACTTCATTGTTGTATTTTGACTTTACGTTGAATAATTTGACTGGATCATTATCACGAGACATTAGAAACATGACATCCCTTCGAAGATTAGGCCTTGAAGAAAATAGTCTAACTG GTAAAATTCCAAAAGAGATAGGTGATCTTCCTGATTTCGAGCGATTGAGCATGTGTTGCAATAACATTACTGGTTTAGTGCCAAGAGAACTTGGGAACTTGACAAATATGATTGGTATATACCTTGGCAATAATGCATTAAGTG GTACTATACCAATAGAGCTGGGTCGTCTTGTTAATTTATGGGAGCTCCAGTTGAAAGAAAATTTTCTAATTACTGGATCGATACCAAAGGAAATTGGAAACATGACATCTCTTTCCTACTTATTGCTTTATAATAATGAACTAAGCG GTCCTATTCCAAAAGAGATTGGAAACTTACCCCTCCTTCGCCATATATGGCTCAACAACAATAATTTCAGCG GTAGTATTCCAAAAGAAATTGGCCATCTAAGTAACTTGGATGTACTCAATATTGCAACCAACAATATTAGTGGACCATTGCCCATGGAAATTGGAAACCTGACAGCCCTTAATCAAATGTGGCTTTTCGACAACAATTTAAATG GACCATTACCTTTTACCATTGGGAATTTGTGGAAGCTGAGTTATTTAGTACTCTCTCAAAACAAATTAACCCAAGAGATCCCATCATCCATTTGCAACTTGAGATCGCTTTTAGTTCTCCAATTAGGAAACAATCATTTTGAAGGGTCAATTCCAAAATGTGTTGGGAACTTGAGCACATCTCTATTGCTCCTCCATTTAAATGCAAATAAACTTTCTGGCCTCATCCCATCAACATTCACAAAGGGTTGCAGTCTTGAGTCAATCAATTTGAATGGAAACAAATTGGAAGGAACACTACCCCAAACCCTAGGCAATTGCATGGGTCTTCGGGGCATCGACATTGGTGGTAATGAAATACGAGGTGCATTTCCCTTTTGGATGGAAACACTCCCTCAACTTCGCACCCTCATCTTGGCGTCAAATAAGTTCAATGGTACAATGTTGGTGGCTTCAAACACTGAGCAATCATTTCCAAAGTTGCAAGTCTTGGATGTATCACAAAATGCGTTTGTTGGTTCTCTGCCCGATAGATATTTCAAGAATTTTCGAGGTATGATAGATGCTAAGGAAAATCGGACCGATGATGAAATGTATTGGTATCTAAGATTTATGGAGTTGAAGCTCACGGTGAAAGGATTGGAGCAACTATTGGAGCGATTGTTGACAACATTTACAACTATCGATTTGTCCTCCAACAGATTCTCTGGGAGCATACCACCTTCTCTAGGGAATCTATACTCACTTAGATACTTGAATTTGTCTCACAATACCCTCACGGGACACATACCGCCATCTTTTGGAGGTATGAGTTTGCTCGAGTCATTGGACCTGTCTTCAAACAAACTAAATGGAGAAATTCCGAGTCAATTGGCAAGATTGACATTTATTGCGAAGTTAAACCTTTCGATGAATAATCTTGAAGGACAAATACCACATTCTACCCAACTTTCTACATTTGATAATGAGTCATATGTGGGAAATGTAGGATTATGTGGATTTCCATTGACGAAAACATGTGAGGGGAGTGATGAAAAACCATTATTTcctgaagaagaagatggtgatGAGGATGGAtttattgatggatttggttgGCGAAGTGTGGTGATGGGGTATGGATGTGGATTTGTagttggaattggaattggttACATAATTATAAGATATGGAAGGCCAAAATGGTTAGTGAATTTTTTTCTTGGCGTTGGATATGATACTAAGGAGATGAAGAGAAGAAATAGAACAACAGCACAAAGGAGGAGGTGA